The Sesamum indicum cultivar Zhongzhi No. 13 linkage group LG6, S_indicum_v1.0, whole genome shotgun sequence genome has a segment encoding these proteins:
- the LOC105164905 gene encoding glutamate receptor 2.7-like, with the protein MEKKYSSHFIFQLLFFFLYIKILTLEMAAARTQPVPIRVGLVLDMNDYIGDMGSNCISMALSDFYATNAHYKTRLQIHSRDSNGDAVGAAAAVLDLLKNVEVQAILGPLTSVQANFMINLGDKAQVPVITFSATSPSLSSLRSPYFIRATLNDSSQVEAISAVIQAFGWREVVPIYVDNEFGEGIIPFLTDALEQVNARVPYRSAIPSLATDDQIVAELYKLMTMQTRVFIVHMLTNLGSRLFKKAKQLGMMSEDYAWIITDGIANELYSMDPLVVESMLGVIGVKPHISRTKEFDSFTVRYKKRLHQNTPTAISPDLNIFGLWAYDSAIALAIAAEKARLTNASYQRTVISTNSTDLEAFGVSRTGLKLIQVLSSTSFRGLAGKFLLVDGQLQSPPYEIVNVVGPGARVIGYWTKENGISKKLNIRNSNAAMKSRSNFGSIIWPGDKTSPPKGWVIPTNGKKMRIGVPINDCFTEFVHVTWNLDNSIEVEGYCIDVFDAVMAALPYTVPYEYIPFATPEHKYAGTNNDLAYQVYLGNYDAVAGDVTIIANRSQFVDFTLPFIASGVLMVVPVKDYKSKNAWVFLKPLTWELWLTSFCSFVFIGFLIWILEHRINEDFRGPPGPQLGVILWFAFSIMVFAHKEKVVSNLARFVLVIWFLVVLILTQSYTASLASMLTVQQLQPTLTDVNELIRNKEYVGYQEGSFVYGLLKRLNFDESRLLPYNSPEQWDELFSKGTGNGGIAAAFEEIPYINVFLAKYCSKYTTVGPTYKTDGFAFVFPIGSPLVPDVSRAILNITEGEKMVEIEKKWFGNNAKCTNSVNLLSSESLGLDSFWGLFMIVGITAVSALMIHVIRFLHDHWHVIVDSSPDSTISSKIKELLQRFDNRDLSAHTFRKDRNGGDGEAVERAMESHENIQHRPSSFSGASPLTDGPASAVFSDYSEQNISFRREQGSSVGTVIRNSQGEASQVTAES; encoded by the exons GTTCTAGACATGAATGATTATATTGGAGACATGGGATCGAACTGCATTTCAATGGCCCTCTCGGACTTCTACGCCACGAATGCTCATTACAAGACTAGGCTGCAAATCCACAGCAGAGACTCCAATGGTGACGCTGTTGGGGCAGCTGCTGCAg TCCTGGACCTATTGAAGAATGTTGAAGTGCAAGCCATCTTAGGTCCCCTGACCTCTGTTCAAGCAAACTTCATGATAAATCTTGGAGACAAAGCTCAAGTTCCTGTAATCACGTTTTCAGCCACAAGTCCTTCTCTGTCATCACTGAGAAGCCCGTATTTCATCCGTGCCACTCTGAATGACTCTTCCCAAGTGGAAGCCATAAGTGCAGTAATTCAAGCCTTTGGATGGAGAGAAGTTGTGCCCATCTATGTGGATAATGAGTTTGGAGAAGGGATCATACCATTTCTGACGGATGCGTTGGAACAGGTGAATGCCCGTGTACCTTATAGAAGTGCCATTCCGTCACTAGCAACAGATGATCAAATTGTTGCAGAGCTTTACAAGCTGATGACAATGCAAACAAGAGTTTTCATTGTGCACATGCTGACCAATCTTGGTTCTCGACTCTTTAAGAAAGCAAAACAGCTAGGAATGATGAGTGAAGACTATGCATGGATCATAACTGATGGAATCGCAAATGAATTATATTCAATGGATCCTTTGGTCGTAGAGTCCATGCTGGGAGTAATAGGTGTGAAACCACATATTTCAAGAACAAAAGAGTTTGATAGTTTCACAGTTCGATACAAGAAAAGGCTTCACCAGAACACACCAACAGCTATTAGTCCAGACTTGAACATTTTTGGACTATGGGCTTATGACTCGGCCATTGCACTAGCCATAGCGGCAGAGAAAGCAAGACTAACCAATGCTAGCTATCAGAGGACAGTTATTTCTACAAATTCCACAGACCTTGAAGCCTTTGGAGTCTCCAGAACTGGACTGAAGCTTATTCAGGTTTTATCAAGTACTTCTTTCAGAGGCCTGGCTGGAAAGTTTCTGTTAGTTGATGGCCAGCTCCAATCGCCTCCTTATGAGATTGTAAACGTGGTAGGTCCTGGAGCCCGAGTGATAGGATACTGGAcaaaagagaatggaatttccaagaaactaaatattagaaattCAAATGCAGCCATGAAATCCAGGTCCAATTTTGGATCTATCATATGGCCAGGTGATAAGACATCTCCACCAAAGGGTTGGGTTATTCCCACAAACGGGAAGAAAATGCGAATAGGAGTGCCTATAAATGATTGTTTTACCGAGTTTGTTCATGTCACTTGGAATCTTGACAACTCAATAGAAGTGGAAGGATACTGCATTGATGTTTTTGATGCAGTTATGGCAGCACTACCATATACTGTACCCTATGAATACATTCCATTTGCAACACCTGAGCACAAGTATGCTGGTACCAATAACGATTTGGCCTATCAAGTATACCTTGGA AACTATGATGCCGTAGCTGGAGATGTAACTATTATAGCAAACAGGTCCCAGTTTGTTGACTTCACTCTGCCTTTTATAGCATCTGGCGTTTTGATGGTTGTACCAGTAAAAGACTACAAGAgcaaaaatgcatgggtttttCTGAAGCCACTAACTTGGGAGCTTTGGTTGACAAGCTTTTGCTCCTTTGTTTTCATTGGGTTCTTGATTTGGATTCTTGAACATCGAATAAACGAAGACTTCAGGGGCCCTCCTGGACCTCAGTTGGGTGTGATATTGTGGTTTGCCTTCTCAATCATGGTCTTCGCTCACA AAGAGAAGGTGGTCAGCAACTTGGCTAGGTTTGTGTTGGTGATATGGTTCTTGGTGGTTCTTATACTTACCCAAAGCTACACCGCAAGTCTTGCATCCATGTTAACAGTTCAGCAGCTGCAGCCGACGCTCACAGATGTTAATGAGCTTATTAGAAACAAGGAATATGTGGGGTACCAGGAGGGATCATTTGTTTATGGTCTTCTAAAGAGATTGAACTTTGATGAGTCCAGACTACTGCCATATAACTCTCCGGAACAATGGGATGAACTTTTCTCCAAAGGAACTGGAAATGGTGGTATAGCTGCTGCTTTCGAAGAGATTCCATATATTAACGTTTTTCTCGCCAAATACTGCTCAAAGTACACCACCGTTGGTCCTACATACAAGACTGACGGTTTTGCATTC GTCTTCCCAATAGGTTCTCCTCTAGTACCTGATGTTTCAAGAGCAATCTTGAACATAACTGAAGGTGAAAAAATGGTGGAGATTGAGAAGAAATGGTTTGGGAATAATGCTAAATGCACAAACTCTGTAAACCTGCTTTCATCTGAAAGTCTCGGGCTGGACAGCTTCTGGGGGCTCTTTATGATAGTAGGAATAACTGCAGTTTCAGCCTTAATGATACATGTGATCAGGTTCTTGCACGATCATTGGCATGTGATAGTAGATTCTAGTCCTGATTCCACAATTTCGAGCAAGATAAAAGAGCTACTGCAGAGGTTTGACAATAGGGATCTGAGTGCTCATACTTTCAGGAAAGATAGAAATGGTGGAGATGGTGAGGCTGTGGAGAGGGCAATGGAATCCCATGAAAATATCCAACACCGTCCATCAAGTTTCTCAGGGGCCTCACCTCTAACTGATGGCCCGGCAAGTGCCGTTTTCTCTGATTATTCAGAGCAGAACATAAGTTTTAGAAGAGAACAGGGGAGTTCAGTGGGAACTGTAATCAGAAATTCACAAGGGGAAGCGTCTCAGGTGACAGCAGAAAGTTGA
- the LOC105164906 gene encoding histidine kinase 5-like, protein MGCEIEIDQSEDMDIVLSSMWPENINEAGRQFNIERPGADQDMLEEVTINKESNIVDFKRLMELTNYSDKGNWQLANLIKNWEYRQANAVRLLREELENLSKQQEEVELKKLEILEEHRFEKDGYGGDKRPISVLDEHLKYLYQDAPRRKNDVIFRDEKIEIDAEYDSVIYWKQRSMNLEKLLEASLQREQILLGKLQESIENLERQSSPVEELSQVLMRADNFLHFVLQNAPVVIGHQDKELRYRFIFNHFPSLREEDIIGKTDVEIFKGAGVKESQDFKREVLERGLPAKREITFETELFGTKIFLIYVEPVFSKTGETIGVNYMGMEVTDQVRKREKMAKLREEMAVQKAKETELNKTIHITEESMRAKQMLATMSHEIRSPLSGVVSMAEILSHTKLDKEQRQLLNVMLSSGDLVLQLINDILDLSKVESGVMKLEATKFRPREVVKHVLQTAAASLQKLLTLEGHVADDVPVEVIGDVLRIRQILTNLVSNAIKFTHEGKVGIKIYVVPEPHSLTKQDSQKMSSDQTTDSATMGKELLMSEMEEDKVSHPDAEEPVVWIRCDVYDTGIGIPEHAMPTLFKKYMQVGADTARKYGGTGLGLAICKQLVELMGGYLTVSSKEHYGSTFTFILPYKVSLISDSSDDSDELSHTENQDFPNDGNDDDLHSGIFLFQPHTLASQRSGRIPKLSPITYGFNASQRLNGLLEDSSSPSSRITYKETSLEEDAYSAAGPMEASSDLEVSQTHSLLSNNSCSAEKNELGHSDMNNHFHPYAHSTSSSRVSENTNKTSETSVSQERYQTHEERDRASECSSSNNAEIPTAELKPKILLVEDNKIIVTVTKSLMKQLGHNVDVVNNGAEALRAVQRQSYDLILMDVCMPVMDGLQATRLIRSFEETGSWDDAVKAGIELQLPPENSSPNSQQKKPGKRIPIIAMTANALSESADDCFANGMDSFVSKPVTLQNLRQCLQQYLPE, encoded by the exons ATGGGTTGTGAGATTGAGATTGATCAATCAGAAGATATGGACATTGTCCTATCTTCAATGTGGCCGGAAAACATAAATGAGGCTGGGAGGCAATTTAATATTGAAAGGCCTGGAGCAGATCAAGATATGTTGGAGGAGGTAACAATCAACAAGGAGTCCAATATAGTCGATTTTAAGCGTCTTATGGAGCTTACAAATTACAGTGACAAGGGTAACTGGCAACTGGCAAACTTGATAAAGAATTGGGAATATAGGCAGGCTAATGCGGTGCGACTTCTCAGGGAGGAGCTCGAAAATCTTAGCAAGCAACAAGAAGAAGTTGAACTCAAGAAGTTGGAGATATTGGAAGAACATCGGTTCGAAAAAGATGGATATGGTGGTGATAAGCGTCCGATTTCTGTTCTTGATGAACATCTGAagtatttatatcaagatgCTCCTCGAAGAAAGAATGATGTTATCTTCCgagatgaaaaaatagaaatagatGCTGAATATGACAGCGTTATATACTGGAAGCAACGGTCTATGAATCTAGAGAAACTTTTAGAGGCAAGTCTACAGCGAGAGCAGATATTATTGGGGAAATTGCAGGAAAGTATCGAAAATCTGGAAAGGCAATCCTCTCCTGTAGAAGAATTATCGCAGGTTTTGATGAGAGCAGATAATTTCTTACATTTTGTCCTGCAAAATGCACCAGTTGTCATCGGTCACCAG GACAAAGAACTGCGCTACAGATTCATCTTTAATCATTTCCCAAGTTTGCGCGAGGAG GATATCATAGGCAAAACGGATGTAGAGATCTTCAAGGGTGCTGGTGTAAAGGAATCTCAAGACTTCAAAAGAGAAGTTCTGGAAAGAGGATTACCTGCAAAGAGGGAAATCACATTTGAAACAGAGCTGTTTGGTACAAAAATCTTCTTAATTTATGTTGAGCCTGTTTTCAGCAAGACAGGAGAGACAATTGGCGTAAACTATATGGGAATGGAAGTAACTGATCAG GtgaggaaaagagaaaagatggCAAAGCTTAGAGAAGAGATGGCTGTACAAAAAGCCAAGGAGACAGAACTCAACAAAACAATTCATATCACAG AGGAATCAATGCGAGCAAAACAAATGCTGGCTACCATGTCTCATGAGATAAGATCTCCTCTATCTGGAGTTGTAAGCATGGCTGAGATTCTCTCCCACACTAAACTCGACAAAGAACAGCGGCAGCTCTTGAATGTAATGTTGTCTTCAGGCGATTTGGttcttcaattaataaatgatatcCTTGATCTTTCCAAGGTGGAGTCAG GAGTTATGAAATTGGAAGCTACAAAATTTAGACCAAGAGAGGTAGTGAAGCACGTACTCCAGACAGCAGCAGCATCATTACAGAAACTACTAACCTTAGAAGGACATGTAGCCGATGATGTTCCTGTGGAG GTTATTGGTGATGTCCTAAGGATTCGCCAGATTCTCACAAACCTAGTCAG CAATGCCATCAAGTTTACTCATGAAGGCAAGGTCGGAATAAAGATTTATGTGGTTCCAGAGCCTCACAGTCTAACCAAACAAGATTCTCAGAAAATGTCTTCAGATCAAACAACTGATTCTGCAACCATGGGGAAAGAATTGTTGATGTCTGAGATGGAAGAAGACAAAGTGAGCCATCCCGATGCAGAGGAACCAGTAGTGTGGATTCGCTGTGATGTCTACGACACAGGGATTGGAATACCTg AACATGCTATGCCCACTCTATTTAAGAAATACATGCAAGTGGGAGCAGATACTGCTAGAAAGTATGGTGGAACAGGACTAGGCCTTGCAATCTGTAAGCAACTG GTCGAGCTCATGGGTGGTTATCTTACTGTTTCCAGCAAAGAGCATTATGGGTCTACTTTCACGTTTATACTACCTTACAAAGTTTCACTGATCTCTGATAGTTCAGATGACTCTGATGAACTCTCACATACCGAGAACCAAGATTTCCCAAATGATGGAAATGATGATGATTTACATTCAGGCATTTTTCTGTTCCAACCACACACTTTGGCTTCTCAAAGGTCTGGAAGGATCCCAAAGCTCtctccaattacttatggattTAATGCCTCACAGAGACTTAATGGCTTGTTAGAGGACTCTTCATCTCCCTCTAGTAGGATTACATATAAAGAGACCAGTTTGGAAGAAGATGCATATTCAGCAGCTGGTCCAATGGAGGCATCATCTGATCTTGAAGTTTCACAGACCCACAGCTTGCTTTCGAACAACTCATGTTCAGCTGAGAAAAATGAACTGGGTCATTCTGATATGAATAATCATTTTCATCCTTATGCACACTCCACCAGTTCCTCAAGAGTAAGTGAGAACACAAATAAAACTTCAGAGACGAGCGTTTCCCAAGAAAGGTATCAAACACATGAAGAAAGAGATCGAGCTTCTGAGTGCTCTTCCAGCAACAATGCTGAAATTCCAACAGCTGAGCTGAAACCTAAGATACTTCTTGTGGAAGATAACAAGATTATTGTTACAGTGACAAAGTCGTTGATGAAGCAGTTGGGCCACAATGTTGATGTTGTAAATAATGGAGCAGAAGCTCTCCGGGCAGTTCAACGCCAAAGCTATGATCTCATTCTAATG GATGTATGCATGCCAGTGATGGATGGTCTTCAAGCTACAAGATTGATCCGATCCTTTGAGGAAACTGGTAGTTGGGACGATGCAGTGAAGGCAGGGATCGAGCTGCAATTACCACCTGAAAATTCTTCACCAAattcacaacaaaaaaagcCAGGAAAGAGGATCCCTATCATAGCG ATGACAGCAAATGCATTGTCGGAGAGTGCTGATGACTGTTTTGCTAATGGTATGGACTCATTTGTATCAAAACCTgtaactttacaaaatttaagacAATGTCTGCAACAATATTTACCAGAGTAG
- the LOC105164908 gene encoding ubiquitin carboxyl-terminal hydrolase 18 produces MHVAADLNWFLQFIVVAFAGAFGLLYLVRNTASRYFVVDSSFDSSAADYSSLDRRKRENMAEAGVGAAEGFDSCAVCGLLTKKQCARCKMVKYCSEACQKSHWHSEHKTQCNELQSFYRTNHTKSASALRGRKASVVPVGGRSKIHKQANKILFPYEEFVKFFNWDKPGYHPCGLINCGNSCFANVVLQCLAYTRPLVAYLLEKGHRIECQRDDWCFLCEFQTHVERASRSIHPFSPINILSRLPNIGGNLGYGKQEDAHEFMRFSIDTMQSVCLDEFGGERAVHPSYQETTLIQHIFGGRLQSKVICAECNNVSNQFENMMDLTVEIHGDAGSLEECLDQFTAKEWLHGDNMYKCDGCNAYVMAWKRLTVQRAPNILTIALKRFQSGRFGKLNKRVTFPETLDLGPYMSEVEDGNVFKLYAVIVHVDMLNASFFGHYICYVKDFRGKWYRIDDCKVASVDLDEVLSQGAYMLLYSRIHARPSSLLPTELLSKEESENVRKNEDLSLKGHAECSSHGVCIGVPIDSGQSVSANCPGFKVNREEELSFATDIEVASEDTKLDSSDMSSPIVEDVELHNSEGLPISLKEAVSLVKHVNEPNPADTSLINRTPPQLDGHNFRPSSISDVENASCASKINVNVASSRKLTEESTVAENCTSEEGNCTRDLSTMAATAKVRDGINSANSTSMPEGIRWKNGFASDNIQGAAKKSDGESNAAKFKPIFAPGFLGKHPRKEEKVSAEVIDQRSNCHLNNHTNGVAKSRSLCENGGLDEKPENVHENGKASMLSYVSKSPENGDSQVIKM; encoded by the exons ATGCATGTCGCGGCGGATCTTAACTGGTTCCTGCAATTCATAGTGGTCGCTTTCGCGGGGGCTTTTGGGCTGCTTTATTTGGTCCGAAACACTGCGTCTAGGTACTTTGTCGTCGACTCCAGTTTCGATTCCTCCGCCGCCGATTATTCTTCTTTGGATCGCAGGAAAAGAGAGAATATGGCGGAGGCCGGCGTTGGCGCCGCCGAGGGGTTTGATTCCTGCGCCGTCTGTGGCCTTCTCACGAAGAAACAGTGTGCCCGTTGCAAGATGGTTAAGTACTG CTCTGAAGCTTGTCAAAAATCTCACTGGCATTCTGAGCATAAGACACAATGCAACGAGTTGCAATCATTTTACAGAACTAATCATACAAAATCAGCATCCGCTTTGAGGGGAAGGAAAGCTTCTGTAGTTCCTGTGGGTGGACGCTCAAAGATCCACAAACAAGCAAACAAA ATACTTTTCCCCTATGAggaatttgtaaaatttttcaacTGGGACAAGCCAGGTTATCATCCTTGTGGGCTTATAAACTGTGGAAACAG CTGCTTTGCTAATGTGGTTCTTCAATGTCTTGCGTACACTCGGCCTCTTGTTGCCTACTTATTGGAGAAAGGCCATCGGATAGAAT GTCAAAGGGATGACTGGTGCTTCCTGTGTGAATTTCAAACGCATGTGGAAAGGGCTAGCCGAAGTATTCATCCATTTTCTCCCATCAACATTCTTTCAAGATTGCCTAATATTGGCGGTAATCTTGGGTATGGGAAACAGGAGGACGCACACGAGTTTATGAG GTTTTCCATTGACACAATGCAGTCTGTGTGCCTTGATGAATTTGGTGGAGAAAGGGCTGTTCATCCTAGCTATCAAGAGACAACCCTTATTCAACATATATTTGGCGGCCGTCTTCAATCTAAG GTCATATGTGCAGAATGCAATAATGTCTCAAATCAATTTGAGAATATGATGGATTTAACTGTTGAAATTCATGGGGATGCTGGATCTTTGGAGGAGTGTTTGGATCAGTTCACTGCCAAAGAGTGGCTTCATGGggataatatgtataaatgtGATGG TTGCAATGCTTATGTCATGGCATGGAAGCGCCTTACTGTCCAGCGGGCGCCGAACATTCTTACAATTGCTTTGAAAAGATTTCAG AGTGGAAGATTTGGGAAACTTAACAAGAGGGTGACTTTTCCGGAGACATTGGATCTTGGTCCATACATGAGTGAAGTAGAAGATGGAAATGTTTTCAAACTATATGCTGTTATCGTCCATGTTGACATGCTGAATGCATCATTTTTTGGCCACTACATCTGCTATGTTAAGGACTTCCGTGGAAAGTGGTATAGGATTGATGATTGTAAG GTTGCTAGCGTTGATTTGGATGAGGTGCTTTCGCAGGGAGCTTATATGCTTTTATATAGCAG GATTCATGCTCGCCCGTCGAGCTTACTTCCTACTGAGTTGTTAAGCaaagaagaaagtgaaaacgtgaggaaaaatgaagatctGTCCTTGAAAGGACATGCTGAATGCTCGTCTCATGGAGTATGCATTGGTGTTCCTATTGATTCTGGGCAATCTGTATCTGCTAATTGTCCAGGATTTAAGGTCAATCGTGAGGAAGAGTTATCATTCGCTACAGATATAGAAGTTGCAAGTGAAGATACAAAACTGGATTCTTCTGACATGAGTTCGCCCATTGTTGAGGATGTTGAACTTCACAACAGTGAGGGATTGCCTATTTCATTAAAAGAAGCGGTTTCGCTTGTGAAACATGTTAACGAGCCAAATCCTGCCGATACTTCCTTGATTAATAGAACGCCTCCTCAATTAGATGGCCACAATTTCAGACCATCTTCCATTTCTGATGTTGAAAATGCAAGTTGTGCGAGCAAAATCAATGTTAATGTAGCTTCGTCTAGAAAGCTGACTGAAGAATCTACTGTCGCTGAAAACTGTACCTCTGAGGAAGGAAACTGCACTCGCGATCTTTCTACCATGGCTGCCACTGCTAAGGTCCGAGATGGAATTAACTCTGCTAATTCTACATCTATGCCTGAAGGCATCAGGTGGAAAAATGGATTCGCCTCAGATAACATTCAAGGTGCTGCTAAGAAATCAGATGGGGAAAGTAATGCAGCAAAGTTTAAGCCAATTTTTGCTCCTGGTTTCCTTGGCAAACATCCACGAAAGGAAGAAAAAGTATCCGCAGAAGTCATTGACCAGAGATCTAATTGCCACCTGAATAATCATACAAATGGAGTTGCAAAGTCTCGTTCATTGTGCGAAAATGGTGGCCTGGATGAAAAGCCTGAAAACGTGCATGAGAATGGAAAGGCTTCGATGTTATCTTATGTGTCTAAGAGCCCTGAAAATGGAGACTCACAAGTGATCAAAATGTAA
- the LOC110012148 gene encoding RNA-binding protein 12-like: MAALSYYFLVSLIVAVSFTNLHAVEAARSLLQTMPTMPNLPPLPKATLPPLPTLPNLPSATLPPLPATPLPTQPTVPSLPKPTFPPMPTTIPSLPMVPKMSLPPLPATMPNIPTTLPTIPFLSPPPAANSP; this comes from the coding sequence ATGGCAGCCCTCAGCTATTATTTCCTCGTTTCACTGATAGTGGCAGTATCCTTCACAAACCTCCACGCCGTTGAAGCAGCACGTAGCCTATTACAAACCATGCCTACTATGCCTAATCTCCCACCGCTGCCTAAGGCCACACTGCCGCCACTGCCCACCCTGCCAAACCTTCCCTCAGCCACATTACCGCCTTTGCCTGCCACTCCATTGCCTACACAGCCAACTGTTCCATCTCTGCCAAAGCCCACATTTCCACCAATGCCAACCACTATTCCATCATTGCCTATGGTGCCAAAGATGAGTCTCCCACCGCTGCCTGCCACCATGCCCAACATCCCCACCACCTTGCCTACAATTCCTTTCCTTTCACCACCTCCTGCCGCAAACAGTCCATGA
- the LOC105164909 gene encoding xyloglucan endotransglucosylase/hydrolase protein 3-like — MAFVISIFGCGLVLGALSILQAKVAYSSSFDTYYSPLWGLPHLSVNPQGSEAQLQMDQSSGAGFRSKLDYGSGLFHIRMKIPNKRTGGILTSFYLTSAPDNQEPGNHFELDYEFLGTNGTVQTNVYNNDEGHREQSFKLWFDPSADFHTYEILWNSHQIVFLVDRIPIRVFKNNSAHGITYPSKAMHIEASIWNANWAGVVDWSQAPFIAYYQDFGFQACSAQVGGDVSGCGSEQYLWNRQDYWELKPGQKLEMENYRRLYMSYDYCAYASTRKPECSFNV, encoded by the exons ATGGCTTTTGTGATCAGTATTTTTGGGTGCGGTCTTGTTCTTGGTGCTCTATCAATATTGCAAGCAAAAGTAGCATATAGTAGTAGTTTTGACACATACTATTCTCCCCTTTGGGGACTTCCTCACCTTTCAGTTAATCCACAAGGAAGTGAAGCCCAGCTTCAAATGGATCAGTCCTCag gtgCTGGATTTAGGTCCAAGTTGGATTATGGATCCGGGTTGTTCCATATAAGGATGAAAATACCAAATAAGAGAACAGGAGGCATCCTTACATCCTTCTAT TTAACTTCAGCCCCAGATAACCAGGAGCCTGGAAACCATTTTGAACTTGATTATGAGTTTCTGGGCACCAATGGAACTGTGCAAACCAATGTTTACAACAACGATGAAGGACACAGAGAGCAAAGTTTCAAACTTTGGTTTGATCCCTCGGCAGATTTTCACACTTACGAGATTCTATGGAACTCACACCAAATAGT ATTCTTGGTGGACAGAATTCCAATAAGAGTGTTCAAGAACAACAGTGCACATGGAATAACGTATCCGTCTAAGGCCATGCACATTGAAGCAAGTATATGGAATGCAAATTGGGCAGGAGTGGTGGACTGGAGCCAAGCTCCCTTCATTGCCTACTACCAAGATTTTGGTTTCCAGGCTTGCAGTGCTCAGGTCGGCGGTGATGTCTCAGGATGTGGTTCCGAGCAGTACTTGTGGAACAGGCAGGACTATTGGGAGCTGAAGCCTGGGCAGAAACTTGAAATGGAGAATTACAGAAGATTATATATGAGTTATGACTATTGTGCCTATGCATCTACTAGGAAACCAGAATGTTCATTCAACGTATGA